In Streptomyces paludis, the genomic stretch CTCGTGTTCGGCGGAATCTCCGGCGACTGGAAGTACTCGCTGCGCAACCGGCTGGTGCCGGGCGCCCAGACGTACCTGGGTGACGAGTCGCTGCGCTGGCCGCTGCGGAACATCGGCCGGATCGGCGCGTCCGCCTGGCCCGCCATCCCCACCAGCGGCTTCAACATGCTCTGGCTGCTGGACTTCCTGGACGTCAGCCCGAAGCTCGACCTGATCGGCTTCGACTTCTACGAGAGCGGCGCGTACCGCATCCAGGAGGCGATGAAGATGCCCATCACCTCCGTGCACGAATACACCAGCGAGAAGACCTGGGTCATGGAACGCGCCCAGAGCGTGACCGACACGAGGATATCCCTGCGATGACCGTAGACACCGCTGCCCCGGAGGCCCTGCGGCCGGCCGGCGCCGCCTCCGCCGACGCCTCCGCCCGCGCGCTCACCGGCAAGCGCCGGATCGCCTTCGCGAGCTTCGTCGACGAGAACTACCTGCCCGGCTTCCTGGCGCTGCTGCGCAGCCTCGCGCTCACCAACCCGAAGGTGTGCGAGGACTTCCTCGTCCTCCACGACGGGCTGCGCCCCTCCTCCGTCGCCCGGATCCGCGCCCTGCACCCGCGCGTCGAGCTGCGCCGTGTCGACGCGGCCCGCTACGACTCGTACGCCAAGGGCGACCAGGACAACTACCTGGTGCGCAAGGCGTACTTCATCCTCGATGTGTTCCGGATCCGGGACTACGACACCGTCATCACCCTCGACACCGACATGGTCGTCCTCGGCGATCTGAGCGAGCTGCTCACACTGCGCGAGGGACTGGCCGCCGTACCGCAGTTCTTCTACGGGCAGCACAAGCTCAACAGCGGTCTGCTGGTCATCCAGCGCGAGTATCTGACCGACGAGTTCTGCGCGCGGATCGACGCGACCGGCCGCAGCGGCGACTACGAACTCGACAAGCACGACCAGGGCATCCTGAACGCCGTGCTCGACGGCGACTTCCGCCGGCTCGACAACCGCTACAACTTCGTGAAGCGGCGGCTCTCCGGCGACCAGCCCGTCCCCGACGACACCGCGATCCTGCACTTCACCGGGCGCCACAAGCCCTGGCTCGGCGGTGAGTCCGGCTATGCGCAGGCCGAGGAGCGCTGGCGCGAGTTCGAGATGTCCGACAACGACTTCCGGGCCGCGTACGTCCAGCGCTCCAGCGGCTCGGGCAACGCACACCACGACCTGCTCGTGCACTACGGCACCCCGCACGTCCACCGCACCGGCGAGGTCGACACCGCCCGCCGGCTCGCGCTCGCGCACATCGGCGCCGGCGAGTTCCAGCAGGCCGTCGACATCCTCGAAGCCGTCCGGATCCCCGTCGACTCGGCGTGGCCGCACGAGGTGTACGGGAACGCGCTGATGAGCGTCTCCCGTTACGACGAGGCCGAGGCCCAGCTGCTGCTGGCCACCGCCGCGCCCAACCGCGCGGCCACCGCCTTCTCCCGGCTCGCGCAGATCGCCTGGATCCACGGCGACGACACCACGGCCCACGCGTACGCCACCGACGGGCTCACCGTCGACCCCAGCCACCGCGCCTCCCGGCTGATGCGGCTGCGTACGGCGGGCAGTGTGCCCGGCCCCCGCGAGGGCTCCGCCGACGAGCAACTCGCCCATGTGGCCTTCTACATGCCGCAGCAGGGCAACGCGGGCGACAAGCTGCTGCCCGAGTCCGTACGGCTCACCTTCGGCCCCGACACCGGGGCGCGCCGCTGGCACTCCATCCACGCGCACCGCCTCTTCGACGAGGCCGCGCTGGAGCGTGTCAACGCCCGGCGCGGGCTGGTCATCGGCGGCGGCGGGCTCTTCATCCCGGACACCGCGCCCAACGGCAACAGCGCCTGGCAGTGGAACGTCCCGGACGCGCACCTCAACCGGATCGATGTGCCGATCATGGTCTACGCCGTCGGCTTCAACGCCTTCGACGGCCAGTCCTACCGGCGCGAGCGCTTCAACTCCAGCCTGCGCCAACTCGTGGAACGTTCCTCCTTCTTCGGGCTGCGCAACCACGGCTCGATCGCGAAGGTCCGTGCGCTGCTGCCCGACTCGCTCCACGACCGGGTCCGCTTCCAGCCCTGCCCCACCACCGTCACCCGGCAGCTCGTCGAGGGCTGGACCGACCCGGCCTCACGCGAGGACACGATCCTCATCAACGCCGCGTACGACCGGGCCGGCCTGCGCTTCGGCCACGACTACGCACACTTCCTGGCCGAGATGGCGAAGGCGGTACGGGGCCTGGGCGCGTACGCCGAGGTGCAGTGTGTCGCACACTCCCTGGACGACGAGAAGATCGCCTTCGACCTGCGGCGCGAGCACGGCATCTCGCTGCCGGTCATCCCGATGTACGACTTCGAGAACGACGAGATCCGCGACACCTACGCCCGGACGAAGCTGGTCATCGGCATGCGCGGCCACGCGGGCATGATCCCGTTCGGCTGCGGCACGCCCATCATCAGCCTGATCTCGCACCCGAAGATGGCGTACTTCCTGGCGGACATCGAGCGCCCGGAGTGGGGCGTCTCCGTCCACGAGAAGAACCTCGGCGCGATCCTCACCGAACGCGCCGCCGACCTGCTGTCCGACCACGCGGCGACGGTCGCCGACGTACACGGCAGGCAGCAGGAGCTGTGGAAGATCACCGAAGCCAACGCGGCCGACCTGAGGGTGATCCTGGGCTCGCCGGTGCGGTAGCCCGTACGGCTCAGCCTGCACGGCTCAGCCCGTACGGCTTGCTGTCGGCCCGCACCGGGTGTCCGGTGCGGGCCGACGCCGTGTGCGTCAACTCCCTTGATTTGAGATCGTTTTGGGCTCGGGGGCGGTTGGGTATCGTCGTGGGGATCGGGAAGATCGCGAAGATCGGGAAGATCGCGAAGGGAGACCGATGCCGTCCCAGGGTCCACGCGCACACTCCGGGCCGACGGCGCCGGTCGCCGTTTCCGGCCTCGCCGCGAGCAAGAAATGGGAGTGTGCCCGTTGAATCCCTACCAGTCCCTGCCCGTCAGGTCGTTCTGGCGGCCCGCGGTCGCCGAGCCGGATCCGCTGGACATCGAAGGCGTGTGGGTACCCAAGTTCGCCCTCGGGCAGGACGATCCCGTCGTCACCGCCGGCTCCTGCTTCGCCGCGCGGATCGGGCGGGCGCTGCTGGACTCGGGGATGAACTGGTTCGACGCCGAACCCGCCCCGCCCGGTCTGACGCGGGAGGAACGGCAGGAGCGCGGGTACGGGGCGTTCTCCTTCCGTACGGGCAACATCTATACGCCCGCCGTCCTGCGCCAGTGGCTGTCGTGGGCCCTCGGCCAGGCCGAGCCGCCGCAGGAGGCGTGGGCCGACGGCGACCGGTGGGTCGATCCCTACCGGCCCGCGATCGAACCCGGCGGCTTCGCGTCGCCCGCCGAGATGCTGCGGTCGCGGGACGTCACGCTGGCGGCCGTCCGTACCGCCGTCACCGAGGCGAAGTGCCTGGTCTTCACCATGGGGCTCACGGAAGCCTGGCGCGACGCCGTCGACGGCACCGTGTATCCCACCTGTCCCGGCACGGTCCGCGGCACCTTCGACGCCGGGCGCCACTCCCCGCACAACTTCACCTTCGCCGAGGCGCACCGGGACATGACCGAGGCGATAGCCATGGCGCGGCTGGTCAACCCCGGCCTGCGCATCCTGCTGACGGTGTCGCCGCAGCCGCTGACCGCCACCGCCACCGGCGGGCACGCGCTCCCCGCCAACGGCTACAGCAAGTCCGTGCTGCGCGCGGTCGCCGGACAGCTCGCGCTGGAGGACCCGGACGTCGACTACTTTCCGTCGTACGAGCTGATCACCGGCCCGGTCTTCGGCGGCAGGTTCTTCGGCCCGAACCAGCGCACTGTCACTCCCGAGGGCGTCGACTTCGTGATGCGGCACTTCATGGCGGGACTCCACGGGCTCCACAGCGGCCCCGCGCAGCCGCAGCCGCAGCCGCGGCGCACCGATGTCACTGATGACGTCACCGCCACCGACGCCTCCTCGACCGATGCCGCCTGTGAGGACGCCGTCCTTGACTACTACAGCCCCCGCTAGGTTCCTGCTGCTCGGCGACTCCCACGCGGGACCCATCGGACGAGCTGCCCGGAATGCCGGTATCCCGTTCCAGGGCGGCCCCATCGGCGCCGGACGGGAGTTCACCGACAGCTTCTTCAGCGTCCGCGAGACACCCGGCGGCACTGACGTCGTGTTCCGGTCCGACGAGGCCGAGGAGCACTACCGCCGCTTCCTCAAGGAACTCGGCGCCGACGGTCTCTCCGGGCTGGGTGTCCCGCTCGTCACGACGTTCGGCTTCTGCGCGCACTTCGTCGCGCTGCGGGAGAACTGGGACCTCTACCGCGACCGCGCCGGTGCCGTCCCACCGGGCTTCCTCGACAGCCCCCTGTTCGACGCCATCGTGCGCGCCGCTGTGCGCGACGCCCTCGCGTTCTACGGGCGCGCCGTGGGCCTCGGCCTGCGTGTCCTCGCGGTGCTGCCGCCGCAGCGGGTCCCCGGCCAGTCCGATCCGGCGGTGTTCATGGCCGCGCAGGAGCGCGTCAGGCTGGCCGTGGCGGAACTCGGCGCCGAGATCGTGGACCTGCGCCGGCGGACCGCCGGACCGGACGGTCTGCAACGCCCGGCGCTGTGCGAGCCCGACGACGAGATCCACGGCAACCTCGCCTTCGGCCGCATCATCCTCTCCGAACTGCTGGACCGGGGGCTCTAGTTGACTGCCGCAGTCGCCACCGCGTCGGTGAGGCCGTTACGGAGGCGCTCCCGGGCCTCCTGAGCTTCCGGAACGGCCGGACCGTCGGCGCCCGCCGGTCCCGCGTACGCCGCGATCCAGGCCCGTACGGTGGCGAAGGGCCAGGCGCGCGCGTACTCCTCCGCGCTTCCGGTGGCGAAGGCCGCTGCGTACGCGGCGCTGTTCGCGAGCGCGTTGGCCTCGGCGTGCACACGCGCGCTCGCCTCGGTGTTTGTACGCGCGTAGGTCTCGCCGTAGCGTTCCGCCTCGTCCTCGGACCATCCGCGCGAGCGCGCGAAGGAGGCCGCGGCCGACGAGGCCCGGGAGTACACCCGCTCGCGGGGATAGGCCAGCCGGTACACCTCGCGCAGCGCCGGTTCCAGCACCGCAGACCAGGCGTCCTCGGTGATCGCCTCACCGGCCGCCGCGCGTACGTGGACCGCGCGTACGGCGTCGTGCGGGGCCCGCTCCGCGCCGTGCCGGACCGCCGCCTCGGCGATCAGCTCCGCCACCGCACCGGCGTGCCAGTGGTGGACCGCGGCGAAGGGCACCTCGGTGGTGGCGGCGTACGGCAGCAGCCCGTCATGGCCGCCGCCGCCCGCCGGGTCGGTGAGTGCCTCGCGGACCTGGTCCAGCCAGCTCGGTACCGAAGTGGCCGAAGTGGGCGGGAGGGCTTCCGGCGGGACACGTGGTTCGGTCGTCAACACAGCCTCCAGCGGAATCAGCGGACGGCACATTCTGCCGTGCCGGTACGGGCGCGTGAACTCCGCCCGTACCGCACCGTGTTGACGCCCGAACCCCGGCCCGCTCAGCCCACGCCCACCCGCAGGACCGCCCGGCGCAGCTTGCGTGCGCGGCGGACCATGCGGCGGGCCGCCGCGTTGCGGGGGAGGCGGGTGGCGAGTGGGCCGGGGACTCCGCCGGGGAGGCCCAGGGTGGTCAGACGGCGGCGTTTGAAGTAGCGGCGTTCGCGGTCGTCCAGGGGGCCGGCGAGATAGCGCTCCGCCGACGGCCGCAGATCCGGGTGGAGTTGGGGCTGCATCACGAAGCCGACCGCCACGAGCAGCTCCTCCAGCCGGGCGTCCGGGCGGTGGGTGTCGCCGGTGCCGTATCCCTCCAGGGGCGGGAGGAGGGCGTCGACGATCGTCACCGGCACCCGGTTGCTGTTCTGGTACGGGGTGAGCCGCTCCAGCAGCAGTTCCGTGCCCGAGCGGGCCACCGGGATCCCGAAGAACTCCGACGCCGTGAACAGCGCCGTCGAGAAGCACCCGACCACCAGCGCGGGCTTCAGCCGCAGGTAGAGCACCTCGGCGAGCAACGGCGTTTCCAGTACGGTCAGTTCGGCGCCCAGCCGGGCCGCCTCCACCGCCAGCCGCGTCGACCACACGGCGGGCGCCGCCGGATGCGGCTTGAACACCACCCGGGTGTGCCCGAGCGCCACCGCGCCCCGCACCATCCCGATGTGCAGCTCCTCCTCCTCGGCCTCGGTGAGGATCGAGAGCGCGGAGAGATACTGACCGAGCAGCAGCGCCGGTGGTCCGGCTACCGGCTCGGCGGGTGGCGCGACCGCGCGCCCGCTCTCCGTGTCCGCGAGCTGGTCCAGGACCCGGGTGAAGGCGTCCGTGGGGATCACCTCGGCCGGCACGCCGAACTCCCTCAGCAGCAGCGGCTTCAGACCCGGCACCAGGTCCAGATGGAGCAGCCGGCGCACCCGCTCACCGACCAGCGGCTCGATCTTCGAGCGCGTCGGGCCGTAGCTCATCAACCCGTCCGCGTAGACGGTCAGGGGCGCGGCGGTGAAGATCTGCGCGATCGCCAGCGCCGGGTTGACCTGGAGCGACTCCACGATCAACTCGACCTCGTCGGAGCCGAGTTGCCAGGACAGCCGCAAGTACCTCTCCCAGAGCGGGATGTCGTCGGGCCTCGGCGACCAGGCGCCCGGGTGGAACGGCGCGATCGTCCCGTTCCACGACACCAGGTCGTCGAACCGGCCGCGCAGCCGCTCGAACCCGGGCATCTCGTCGACGTCCGGGGTCAGTTCGGGCGTGCCCGTGGTGTTGCAGACGACCAGCACCCGCCGGCCGGCCGGGCGGAAGAGGCCCGCGTCGAGCGCGGCGGCCAGCGTGGCCGCGCCGTAGAGGGTGGAGGCGCAGAAGATCTGGGTGGTGGTATGCGGTGTTGTCGAGGGATTCGTCATCAGGCCGCTGCCTCTCCGGTCGAGGCGGGGGCGGCCGTCGCGCCCGTACCGGACGACATCCGGCGCCGTAGCTTCCGCAGCTGGTCCGAGCGGTCGAGATCCATCGTGTCCAGCGCTTCCTTCAGCAGATCCTGCGGCAGCCGCTTCAGCGCGCCCGCGCTCAGCGCGCGCAACTGCCGCGCCACGGCCGGTTCGAAGCGGTCCTTCGCCGCCAGATGGTGGGCGATGATCGCGCAGTACGTCCGTACGGCCTTCGGCAGGAAGCGGTCCGCCTCCGGGTCGGCCGATGTCTCCGCGATCACCTGGTCGAACGCCCGGATGAAGTCGAGCTGCCGCACATCGCCGATCTGCGTGAGCGACGAGGCGACCCCGCGCCGGTAGAACACCCCGAGCAGCGTCCCGGACACGGCGAACGACTCCGCCTCCCGGTGCAGCCGCCAGATCCACGGCCGGTCCTCGGCCGTACGCAGCCCGTCCGTGAAGTGCAGCAGCCCCCGCTCCAGCAGCCGCCGGTGGTAGACGCCCGCCCAGGCGTACGCGTAGTCGACGGAGGTGGTCCGGGCGACGGGGAGGATCGCGTCCCGGGGGTTCAGCACCTCGTCGCGCCGGCCGACCGGGACGCGGTGGACCGTACGCGCCCTGGCGGTGAACTGGACATGGTCCGTACGGACGAAATCGCAGCCCAGGCCCTCGGCGGCGGCGACCAGCCGGGCGTAGTAGCCGGGTGTCACCCAGTCGTCGCCGTCGAGGAAGGTGACGTACTCGCCGCGCGCCGCGTCCAGGCCCGTATTGCGCGCGGTGGCCAGTCCTCCGTTCCGTTCGTGTCTCAGCAGGACCGCCCCCGGGAGATCACGCACAGCCCGTTCCAGTATTTCCGGGGTGGCGTCGGTCGAACAATCGTCGACCAGCAGGAATTCGAAGTCCTCGCGCGTATTCGCGCGCAGGCTCCGCAGGGTTTCGAGGGCGTATGTCTGCACGTTGTAGAACGGCACGACAACAGAGAGCTTGACCACCGTACGACGTTAAACGGCGGCC encodes the following:
- a CDS encoding glycosyltransferase, which gives rise to MTVDTAAPEALRPAGAASADASARALTGKRRIAFASFVDENYLPGFLALLRSLALTNPKVCEDFLVLHDGLRPSSVARIRALHPRVELRRVDAARYDSYAKGDQDNYLVRKAYFILDVFRIRDYDTVITLDTDMVVLGDLSELLTLREGLAAVPQFFYGQHKLNSGLLVIQREYLTDEFCARIDATGRSGDYELDKHDQGILNAVLDGDFRRLDNRYNFVKRRLSGDQPVPDDTAILHFTGRHKPWLGGESGYAQAEERWREFEMSDNDFRAAYVQRSSGSGNAHHDLLVHYGTPHVHRTGEVDTARRLALAHIGAGEFQQAVDILEAVRIPVDSAWPHEVYGNALMSVSRYDEAEAQLLLATAAPNRAATAFSRLAQIAWIHGDDTTAHAYATDGLTVDPSHRASRLMRLRTAGSVPGPREGSADEQLAHVAFYMPQQGNAGDKLLPESVRLTFGPDTGARRWHSIHAHRLFDEAALERVNARRGLVIGGGGLFIPDTAPNGNSAWQWNVPDAHLNRIDVPIMVYAVGFNAFDGQSYRRERFNSSLRQLVERSSFFGLRNHGSIAKVRALLPDSLHDRVRFQPCPTTVTRQLVEGWTDPASREDTILINAAYDRAGLRFGHDYAHFLAEMAKAVRGLGAYAEVQCVAHSLDDEKIAFDLRREHGISLPVIPMYDFENDEIRDTYARTKLVIGMRGHAGMIPFGCGTPIISLISHPKMAYFLADIERPEWGVSVHEKNLGAILTERAADLLSDHAATVADVHGRQQELWKITEANAADLRVILGSPVR
- a CDS encoding GSCFA domain-containing protein is translated as MCPLNPYQSLPVRSFWRPAVAEPDPLDIEGVWVPKFALGQDDPVVTAGSCFAARIGRALLDSGMNWFDAEPAPPGLTREERQERGYGAFSFRTGNIYTPAVLRQWLSWALGQAEPPQEAWADGDRWVDPYRPAIEPGGFASPAEMLRSRDVTLAAVRTAVTEAKCLVFTMGLTEAWRDAVDGTVYPTCPGTVRGTFDAGRHSPHNFTFAEAHRDMTEAIAMARLVNPGLRILLTVSPQPLTATATGGHALPANGYSKSVLRAVAGQLALEDPDVDYFPSYELITGPVFGGRFFGPNQRTVTPEGVDFVMRHFMAGLHGLHSGPAQPQPQPRRTDVTDDVTATDASSTDAACEDAVLDYYSPR
- a CDS encoding SpcZ, whose protein sequence is MTTEPRVPPEALPPTSATSVPSWLDQVREALTDPAGGGGHDGLLPYAATTEVPFAAVHHWHAGAVAELIAEAAVRHGAERAPHDAVRAVHVRAAAGEAITEDAWSAVLEPALREVYRLAYPRERVYSRASSAAASFARSRGWSEDEAERYGETYARTNTEASARVHAEANALANSAAYAAAFATGSAEEYARAWPFATVRAWIAAYAGPAGADGPAVPEAQEARERLRNGLTDAVATAAVN
- a CDS encoding polysialyltransferase family glycosyltransferase; protein product: MTNPSTTPHTTTQIFCASTLYGAATLAAALDAGLFRPAGRRVLVVCNTTGTPELTPDVDEMPGFERLRGRFDDLVSWNGTIAPFHPGAWSPRPDDIPLWERYLRLSWQLGSDEVELIVESLQVNPALAIAQIFTAAPLTVYADGLMSYGPTRSKIEPLVGERVRRLLHLDLVPGLKPLLLREFGVPAEVIPTDAFTRVLDQLADTESGRAVAPPAEPVAGPPALLLGQYLSALSILTEAEEEELHIGMVRGAVALGHTRVVFKPHPAAPAVWSTRLAVEAARLGAELTVLETPLLAEVLYLRLKPALVVGCFSTALFTASEFFGIPVARSGTELLLERLTPYQNSNRVPVTIVDALLPPLEGYGTGDTHRPDARLEELLVAVGFVMQPQLHPDLRPSAERYLAGPLDDRERRYFKRRRLTTLGLPGGVPGPLATRLPRNAAARRMVRRARKLRRAVLRVGVG
- a CDS encoding glycosyltransferase family 2 protein, with amino-acid sequence MVKLSVVVPFYNVQTYALETLRSLRANTREDFEFLLVDDCSTDATPEILERAVRDLPGAVLLRHERNGGLATARNTGLDAARGEYVTFLDGDDWVTPGYYARLVAAAEGLGCDFVRTDHVQFTARARTVHRVPVGRRDEVLNPRDAILPVARTTSVDYAYAWAGVYHRRLLERGLLHFTDGLRTAEDRPWIWRLHREAESFAVSGTLLGVFYRRGVASSLTQIGDVRQLDFIRAFDQVIAETSADPEADRFLPKAVRTYCAIIAHHLAAKDRFEPAVARQLRALSAGALKRLPQDLLKEALDTMDLDRSDQLRKLRRRMSSGTGATAAPASTGEAAA